A segment of the Fusarium oxysporum f. sp. lycopersici 4287 chromosome 4, whole genome shotgun sequence genome:
CTCTTTCTCCGCCTTGACGATAGCAGGCGTCTTGTTAAGACGATCATAAGATCgcaagttgaagaagaaaatgtaCTTCTCAGGGTCTACGCCCTCAGCGCGACATTGCCCAAAGATGGAGTGCTCGCCCCGACAAATGGACTTATACTGATAATCCATAATAGCTCGCGTGCCCGTAGCAGCTTGATCTCTGAGATCTCCAGCAAATCCAGGAATAGCAGGGATGAGAATGATGACGCGGAACTTGCGGCCTTCTTTTGCGGCCCTCACAACAGCATCAACGATTGCGCGACCAATAGTGTTCTTGATCGGAGCCTGTTGGTCGCCTGTTGCTGTGATAAAGAACTGGTTCTCGATGTAAACGTAGTGCTGAGCCTTTGAGATGATCTCGATATAAGCGTTCTGAATGGAGTGGTCGGTCAAGATACCGCTGCTCCAGTCGGCGCTTGATCGGACGAGCTGGCAGTTGACCGTGCCTCTATTTTCCAGATTCTTAGTGCTTAGAGGAGTAAAAGGGTGCTTGACGTATTCTCCAACGGGGTGTTTCGGGCGTTGTACGCCAATGAggtcctcatcttcattttccctcttctccaacaccaaccagTCGAATCTTTCgtctcttttatatttatcGCGCTTGACAAAGTTCCATCTTAGTACGAAGTGCTCAGCTACATCATACACGGTTGGGCCTGCGTTTTAGTTAGAAATTGATGTTTTTGTCTTGAGGTTTGGTGTTTTGAAGTTTGATGTCTGATGCCAACCCACCTTGGATACACATCGCGACATCGTGCCACGGCATACGACCATAGTCTGCCTTGCTTAACTCGTTATCTTGCCAGGAAGACACATTCTGGAAGTCCATAACTCTGTTGTTATTAAAGTCTTGTCCTGGCCAGATTTCATCTTGAACGTTGGTGGGGTGAATGTCTGACAGAGGGTGCTGGTGGTTATCCCATCGTCCGAAGCATAAGTCTAGGCCTCCAACGAATGCTATTTCGTAGTCGATGACAATGAACTTCTCATGATGCGCCCAGTACCATGTCATATCGCTGTGAAGTCGTCAGTAGAGGTTTTGGGGGCTGCATGGCGGATGGTTGCCAACTCCCGCGCCCATTGTGAATGAACTCACCCAAAGTTTTCAAAGACATTGTGGTCGGGATGACGAGCAACGTGAATGTTTCCATGGCCAGGAGAGCCCTTGGGGCAAAGTCTATCAAAGTAAGCTCATGATGCGCGCAAGTCAATTGCTCAACCCACCTCCTCAGCGCATGCTTGGTATGAGCTGAATTGCAAGTCAAGGCCTGCTCAACTTCCTTATAGACACAAACATAAATCTGGACACCCTCCTCCGCCTTTCTCTTGATCAATTTGTCCAGTCTGTATTCTTGCGCGGCATATGGGGGTCGACGGAGGAACAGCTCTGGTGACAACCACCAGTCGGCGATATAGATGGATTCTTTGGCTTGCTCAAGAGCAATTGACACAGCCCAGAAGTAATCTCGACCATCTACGTACCACTTGACGTGGTTGCCAGCGCGCATTGGGAAGTAAGACTTGAAGCGGTTCTGCTCGGCGATAGAGGTTCGCTTGTCGTCACATCGCTGCTCATGTTCTTCGTCGTGTCTGTGGTTTTTGTTGAACTACGCACATGTAAGTCACTGTTTTCGTCTGCGTCTGTCTTGTCTCATTTCACGGTGCCGATGCGATGCAACAATGCGACACCACCAACAGGGCGCGTCATACCAGATTTGCCAATTTACCAATCTTGTGCCTGAAGACTCGAAATCAGCGACGAATTCTATTGCGATTGGGTACGAGTCACAAACTTTTGGTGGACGAGATGAACTTTGGCATCGTGTAAGCCATCGCTTAACTTGAGCTTGTCCAACATGGAACTCATTGAGCCAGAGCTCTCATGTTTCTTGTGATCCGCCATAATAGACGGCGCGAATCACAGCAAATTCACAGGGGTCGTCGAATGAGAGAGCAAAGCGCTCAGGTCACCTCAGGGTCTCTGCAGGAGATTATCGATCGATCTGGGGGGGAAGAGAATGAGGGGTGAGATGAGGGGAAGCATACAATTGGAGGGGCAGtcagaaagaagagaagagaggaagaggaaatggaAGAGGCAGAATTACGAGGGTGACAATGCTTTTGGTAGTTTCTCAATGGCAATAGTAATGGCTTGTCATGGTCTTGGCTAAACTGGGCACGCGACAAAGCATCTGGCATGGCCTGGCCAAGCCTTGATCCTGATGCGATGGATGCAGTTGGTGAGACGAGACTTTTTGCAACTTGCGATGTCATCGACCAAGCAGAACCTTCACATCAAAGACAGGAAAACAGTGCCAAGCCGGCGAACACGGCGCGCAAATCTCTTGGGGGGTTTCTAACAATAGGCCCAGCTCGACTAGGGACCTACGAGGACGACAATTCAGGCGAGCAGGGACTGTCACAGGCCGAGGCCAAGATCGCGGCATCCGTCATGACCCGCACATACACGTAATACTACGCAACAGGGCTGAAAGCAGAGGGTCCAATTGACTTGTGCCATTTTCACTATGAAGCTTTTTGGTTTCCGTTCTAATGTCTCTGCTAATTGATCAAGCAGCGACAAGAAAAAGCTTGCTTTGTAACTCTAAAATAAAGAGGCAGGTCAAGCTTTTTCCACTGCATGTACAGGGCACATTAATTGATCCTGGGAGCTATCAGAGCATATGACGTCAGAAGCTGTAGCTTCATCCTGACCGTTACGAATTCCGTGACAATCAGCCTTTGTCCCATGTTTCAAGCTaggtaatttaattaattatttcCCTGACTACCCATGTCTTATAGGGCTCTTTAATTGGCATATCGCGTGGTTTCCCTGTAGTGCATTGACAGCTGTATCTCATATCTGCCAACATTTGAGCTATCCAGGTTTCAGAAGCTTAGCATCGGGTAGTATGCCCCGAGATGTAGATCACTTCACGACTAGAGCTCAAGACGAGATTTCTCCAGAGAACAATCAATCGTCGGCATTTTGCAATTGGTGTCTGCCATTGGTCTATACTTGTAGTTAATGCGAACCATTCGAGGCACAACTATGTCTCTATGTCTGCGGTATCTAGGGATGGTCACTGTATCATGCATAGGTATCATCACATCTTTATCACATCCAATACTGCCCATAAGCACACCTTAACAAATGTCCTGAATAGGTCCGTCCAAAATTACCATATCAAAGGAATATTAAAAGTTCGGTTTTTTTTTAAaagtaaatactaatatacACCAGGCTCTTCATTGATGCCTCTAATCGAAAACATCAGTAGCAAAACGCTCATTCCTACTCCTCTCAAACCAAGCACGCGCCATTTCTTCAGTAACATCCCTGCCATTCTGCTGAGCCTTCTCGATGGCGAGACGGACACAGACATCCTCAACTGCCTTGCCGATTTCACGACTTCCGCAGATAAATACCTTGGCTCCCTGATCCCACACCTTGAAGACATCCGCGCGATCATGGTAGACACGATCCTGGACATACTTGCATCCCTCAGACTTGTCAGTGGCGCGAGAGTACGCACGTCGCACATCTACAGCACCCATCTTCTCCCAGCGTTCAAACTCCTCAGCGTACAGGTCATCGATCTCAGGGTTTCGACATCCGAAGAATAGAAGAGCTGGTGCGAGAGTTCGACCTGCGGCGAGCATGGCGGCCCGTTCTTGGATGAAACCTCGGAAAGGAGCGAGTCCAGTTCCGGCGGCGACACAGATGATGGGAGTCTTCTCAGCGTCGCTGGGGAGGTGGAAGGCTTCGCTCGAGGCGCGGACTGAGACGTGGAGTTTGTCGCCAGCAGTGAGGTGCGAGAGGAAGTTTGTGGCGACACCGACATGACGACCTTGTCCAGAGAGCGAAGGAGCGTCCAGTAGGGAGTATGTGAGTGTGAGTTTGGAGGGGTCTGCAAAAGGtgaggaagagatggagCTGTCTTGTTAGTATGTATAGGCGGTGAGGAGGAAAGGGAGCATACTATTGTCGGACTCTCATGGGAGGGAGCATGGCCAGATAGGAGCTGATAGGGAGAGCAACAGCAGggaacttctcaagaagatccagaacTGAAACTCTCTTTGGCGAGATCTCAGCTTGGTAAGCATCCCCAGCAAGTCTCTCGAGTTCCTGGATGGTGGCCTTGTCTTCAGTTGCCTCAGCAAGTGCAAGGATGTTCTGCAAATGTTAGTCAAAATCGGATAGCGGCAACAAGATAACATACCCTCTTTGTAGCAGGTTGTGATAATTCAACATATGCGCTAAATACATCGAAAGCAGAAATGGCGACGTTGGTAGGCAGCGTAGTAGGTCCCTCTGACTGGATCTTCAGGAAAGAATCCCAGGCCAGAGAGAATCGTCGGAACACTCGTGCCACAGTCGACTTCGGGTTCAGGGGAAGAATAGCAAGATAATCGCCGGCCTTGTAGGTCATGGCTGAGGGAAGCTGAATCTCAATATGCTTCTTAGCAGGGCCCGACTTGGTGAGAGTCTTCTCAGCAACCACCAGCGCTTCTTCGACATCTTGACGAAGACTCGTCTTTCGGGGCGTCGAAACCTCGACCAACAGGCCCTTCTGGCCGCCTGACTCCTCATCAGAGATCTTGTATTTCTCCTTCAGGCCTGGCCAGAGGACAGTATCCTCCCAGGCTTCAAAGTCGCTGAACATGTCACTTGTGGCAGCATCTGCACTACCCATGGGAACGAGACGAGTACCGCCACGCTTCTCGAGAGTAGAGTCAACAAGCTTGGGGATTCTGTGGAATGTCTCAACCCAATCGTGATGACCACACGCAAAGACAGCGTACGACACCTTTTCCATCTCATTACCATTCAAGTCTTCCATCCACTTGATAAAGTGGGCGGCATTGGATGGGGGCTGTCCCTCGTACGATGCAGTGACGATGACAACGGGGCGGTCTTCGGGAAGGTTCTGCTTGGCCTGATCGAGCGGACCAACTGTTGTTGCGCTGAAGCCGTGGCTAGGAGCATCCGAGGCGAGTCTGTTGGCAAGAGCCTCGCATGTACCACTGTTTGAGCCATAGAAAATAGCCATAGGCTTCCCACTGCCGCCGGTCTTGGTATCTGAATTCGCAGCGGCCTTGATATTGTGGGTTGAAGAGCTGGTAGCTCCATTTCCTGCTAGGACATGCTCTAACTCGGTTGGGGTCATGCCATGTCGTAGGGTAGCGTTGATATAGAAGTGGTCAGGCTTGATGGTCAGTGTCTGCTTGATCTCCAAAGCGTAGTTAGGATCCGTCATGGTGAAATTGAAGTTCTGGAAGAGAACGACCATGGCGAGAAGAGACTCTTGCCAGGCGAAAGGACGTCCGATACAAGCTCGTTTTCCGTTTCCAAAAGGCTTCCAGCAGTTGGGGTACTCCTTGTTGAGTCTCGCGAATTCATCGTCAAGCATCCGCTCAGGAATGAACTTATCAGCATCATTGCCATATACGGCCGGGTCAACGTGGCCCCTGGATAGAAGAGCAGTGACGATTTCACCCTTCTTGACGAGATACTTGCCACCGAGGAAAGTGTCGTCGATagcctcaagaccaaatGCAGTAATAGGAGAGTTGAGTCGGAGGGTCTCCCTCAAGACAGCGCTGATGTAAGGGAGCTTGGTGAGGTGCTCAACCAAGACGGGGCCACGACCAACAACCTCGTCGACTTCTTTCTGGACCTTGCTGTAGGCATCGGGGTTCTTCAGAAGCTGATACATGGCGAAGGATAAAGTACCAGAAGTGGTTTCGTGGCCGGCAATAAGGAATGTGATAAGCtggttggtgatgttctcgTCGGACAACTTCTCTCCCGTCTGAGGATCAACACCATTAAGCATAGCAGCGAGCAAATCTTTTCTATCGCTGGGGCTCGCCTTTCGTGCGGCGACGACCTCATCGGCTACTGACTTCATTAGGGCGATGTCGCCATAGAACTTCTCGTTTGCTGCACGATAGAGAAAGTTGGGCGCAAATGGAGGTCGTCGGTTTCTGTTTCCTGACTCGGTGAGGAAATCGCCCATGGCTTCGATAAATGGATGCAATTCCTCCTTGTAATATGAGTTGAAGCGGAAATCCATGGCGCAGAGGGCCAGAGTATCCAGAGCTGAGTATTTTTTAGTGATGGGCACGTTTACAAGACTCAATGTTTTGCGTACCAAGACGGGTAAAGTTGTCGCTGGCATCGATGGGTGTTCGAGGACCATGACGAGCAAACTTCATGCACAATTGAGTAGCGATGTCGTGCATTTCTGGGAACATTCCCCTTATGCTCAAAGGGCCAAAAGCCGGTACCAGAATTCTGTGTGCTTTGCCCCAATTGGGCTCATCCTCGAATGCCGTGA
Coding sequences within it:
- a CDS encoding bifunctional P-450:NADPH-P450 reductase codes for the protein MAESVPIPEPPGYPLIGNLGEFTSNPLSDLNRLADTYGPIFRLRLGAKAPIFVSSNSLINEVCDEKRFKKTLKSVLSQVREGVHDGLFTAFEDEPNWGKAHRILVPAFGPLSIRGMFPEMHDIATQLCMKFARHGPRTPIDASDNFTRLALDTLALCAMDFRFNSYYKEELHPFIEAMGDFLTESGNRNRRPPFAPNFLYRAANEKFYGDIALMKSVADEVVAARKASPSDRKDLLAAMLNGVDPQTGEKLSDENITNQLITFLIAGHETTSGTLSFAMYQLLKNPDAYSKVQKEVDEVVGRGPVLVEHLTKLPYISAVLRETLRLNSPITAFGLEAIDDTFLGGKYLVKKGEIVTALLSRGHVDPAVYGNDADKFIPERMLDDEFARLNKEYPNCWKPFGNGKRACIGRPFAWQESLLAMVVLFQNFNFTMTDPNYALEIKQTLTIKPDHFYINATLRHGMTPTELEHVLAGNGATSSSTHNIKAAANSDTKTGGSGKPMAIFYGSNSGTCEALANRLASDAPSHGFSATTVGPLDQAKQNLPEDRPVVIVTASYEGQPPSNAAHFIKWMEDLNGNEMEKVSYAVFACGHHDWVETFHRIPKLVDSTLEKRGGTRLVPMGSADAATSDMFSDFEAWEDTVLWPGLKEKYKISDEESGGQKGLLVEVSTPRKTSLRQDVEEALVVAEKTLTKSGPAKKHIEIQLPSAMTYKAGDYLAILPLNPKSTVARVFRRFSLAWDSFLKIQSEGPTTLPTNVAISAFDVFSAYVELSQPATKRNILALAEATEDKATIQELERLAGDAYQAEISPKRVSVLDLLEKFPAVALPISSYLAMLPPMRVRQYSISSSPFADPSKLTLTYSLLDAPSLSGQGRHVGVATNFLSHLTAGDKLHVSVRASSEAFHLPSDAEKTPIICVAAGTGLAPFRGFIQERAAMLAAGRTLAPALLFFGCRNPEIDDLYAEEFERWEKMGAVDVRRAYSRATDKSEGCKYVQDRVYHDRADVFKVWDQGAKVFICGSREIGKAVEDVCVRLAIEKAQQNGRDVTEEMARAWFERSRNERFATDVFD
- a CDS encoding bifunctional P-450:NADPH-P450 reductase; translated protein: MAESVPIPEPPGYPLIGNLGEFTSNPLSDLNRLADTYGPIFRLRLGAKAPIFVSSNSLINEVCDEKRFKKTLKSVLSQVREGVHDGLFTAFEDEPNWGKAHRILVPAFGPLSIRGMFPEMHDIATQLCMKFARHGPRTPIDASDNFTRLALDTLALCAMDFRFNSYYKEELHPFIEAMGDFLTESGNRNRRPPFAPNFLYRAANEKFYGDIALMKSVADEVVAARKASPSDRKDLLAAMLNGVDPQTGEKLSDENITNQLITFLIAGHETTSGTLSFAMYQLLKNPDAYSKVQKEVDEVVGRGPVLVEHLTKLPYISAVLRETLRLNSPITAFGLEAIDDTFLGGKYLVKKGEIVTALLSRGHVDPAVYGNDADKFIPERMLDDEFARLNKEYPNCWKPFGNGKRACIGRPFAWQESLLAMVVLFQNFNFTMTDPNYALEIKQTLTIKPDHFYINATLRHGMTPTELEHVLAGNGATSSSTHNIKAAANSDTKTGGSGKPMAIFYGSNSGTCEALANRLASDAPSHGFSATTVGPLDQAKQNLPEDRPVVIVTASYEGQPPSNAAHFIKWMEDLNGNEMEKVSYAVFACGHHDWVETFHRIPKLVDSTLEKRGGTRLVPMGSADAATSDMFSDFEAWEDTVLWPGLKEKYKISDEESGGQKGLLVEVSTPRKTSLRQDVEEALVVAEKTLTKSGPAKKHIEIQLPSAMTYKAGDYLAILPLNPKSTVARVFRRFSLAWDSFLKIQSEGPTTLPTNVAISAFDVFSAYVELSQPATKRNILALAEATEDKATIQELERLAGDAYQAEISPKRVSVLDLLEKFPAVALPISSYLAMLPPMRVRQ
- a CDS encoding bifunctional P-450:NADPH-P450 reductase translates to MAESVPIPEPPGYPLIGNLGEFTSNPLSDLNRLADTYGPIFRLRLGAKAPIFVSSNSLINEVCDEKRFKKTLKSVLSQVREGVHDGLFTAFEDEPNWGKAHRILVPAFGPLSIRGMFPEMHDIATQLCMKFARHGPRTPIDASDNFTRLALDTLALCAMDFRFNSYYKEELHPFIEAMGDFLTESGNRNRRPPFAPNFLYRAANEKFYGDIALMKSVADEVVAARKASPSDRKDLLAAMLNGVDPQTGEKLSDENITNQLITFLIAGHETTSGTLSFAMYQLLKNPDAYSKVQKEVDEVVGRGPVLVEHLTKLPYISAVLRETLRLNSPITAFGLEAIDDTFLGGKYLVKKGEIVTALLSRGHVDPAVYGNDADKFIPERMLDDEFARLNKEYPNCWKPFGNGKRACIGRPFAWQESLLAMVVLFQNFNFTMTDPNYALEIKQTLTIKPDHFYINATLRHGMTPTELEHVLAGNGATSSSTHNIKAAANSDTKTGGSGKPMAIFYGSNSGTCEALANRLASDAPSHGFSATTVGPLDQAKQNLPEDRPVVIVTASYEGQPPSNAAHFIKWMEDLNGNEMEKVSYAVFACGHHDWVETFHRIPKLVDSTLEKRGGTRLVPMGSADAATSDMFSDFEAWEDTVLWPGLKEKYKISDEESGGQKGLLVEVSTPRKTSLRQDVEEALVVAEKTLTKSGPAKKHIEIQLPSAMTYKAGDYLAILPLNPKSTVARVFRRFSLAWDSFLKIQSEGPTTLPTNVAISAFDVFSAYVELSQPATKRVCYLVAAIRF